One genomic region from Nocardia vinacea encodes:
- a CDS encoding pyridoxal phosphate-dependent aminotransferase, with the protein MSPTSELEHRLALDENPYGPLPSVRAALRGARMAANRYPEYLPRRLPGVIAERLGVPPDQVVVGAGATGVITYILREFVAPGDGVVMATPTFDGFPLLTETIGGRAVQIPLTADGHQDLDAMVDAVDTRTPVVVLCSPHNPTGTCIAKAEIEEFLDRIDPSVTVVLDEAYIDFVAVADRVDTAALLARYPNLVVTRTFSKAHGLAAPRVGYAIGAVPMIARIRRWQLPFGVTALAETGVLACYDAETELAVRTAAITRECGRLTEGLRALGFAVPTSAANFVYLGRCRAAEIDRLRTAFARDRIAVKHYGTGIRITVGDTAATDAVLAASR; encoded by the coding sequence ATGTCGCCGACCTCGGAACTGGAGCATCGGCTCGCGCTCGACGAAAACCCTTATGGCCCTTTACCATCCGTGCGTGCCGCGCTGCGTGGCGCACGGATGGCGGCGAACCGGTATCCGGAGTACCTGCCGCGCAGGCTGCCCGGGGTGATCGCCGAACGGCTCGGCGTGCCGCCCGACCAGGTGGTGGTCGGAGCGGGTGCCACCGGGGTCATCACGTATATCCTGCGGGAGTTCGTCGCGCCCGGCGACGGCGTCGTTATGGCGACGCCGACGTTCGACGGGTTTCCGTTGCTGACCGAGACCATCGGCGGTCGGGCGGTGCAGATTCCGCTCACCGCGGACGGTCATCAGGATCTCGACGCCATGGTTGATGCCGTCGATACGCGCACGCCGGTGGTTGTGCTGTGCAGTCCGCACAATCCGACCGGCACCTGTATAGCGAAGGCCGAAATCGAAGAGTTCCTCGATCGGATCGATCCGTCGGTCACGGTCGTGCTCGACGAGGCGTACATCGACTTCGTCGCCGTGGCGGATCGGGTGGACACGGCCGCCCTGTTGGCGCGGTATCCGAATCTGGTTGTGACACGGACCTTCTCCAAGGCGCACGGGTTGGCGGCGCCGCGGGTCGGATATGCGATCGGGGCGGTCCCGATGATCGCGCGAATTCGACGGTGGCAGTTGCCGTTCGGGGTGACCGCGCTGGCCGAGACCGGTGTGCTGGCATGTTATGACGCCGAGACGGAATTGGCGGTGCGCACCGCCGCGATCACCCGCGAATGCGGTCGGCTCACCGAGGGGTTGCGCGCGCTCGGCTTCGCGGTGCCGACAAGTGCGGCGAATTTCGTATACCTGGGTCGCTGCCGTGCCGCCGAAATCGACCGGCTCCGTACGGCTTTCGCGCGAGATCGCATAGCGGTCAAGCATTACGGCACGGGTATCAGGATTACGGTCGGCGATACAGCGGCGACCGATGCGGTGCTTGCCGCGTCACGCTGA